A section of the Castanea sativa cultivar Marrone di Chiusa Pesio chromosome 12, ASM4071231v1 genome encodes:
- the LOC142618486 gene encoding oligopeptide transporter 6-like, whose translation MGEVFDGIKDDFSEVKEECPIKQVDLTVPKTDDPTMPAVTFRMWVLGVAACAILSFVNQFFWYRKMPLTVSSISAQIAVVPIGHFMAKVLPKDPFFKGTRFEFTMNPGSFNIKEHVLITIFANSGAGTVYAAHILSAVRLYYKRSLTFLPAFIVMLTTQVLGFGWAGLFRKYLVEPGEMWWPSNLVQVALFRALHEKEKRPKGGVTRTQFFLIVLICSFAYGVFPVYFFVMITSFSWVCWIAPKSVLVHQLGSGLQGLGIGSFGIDWSTIASYLGSPLASPWFATANIAVGFFLVMYVMTPITYWFNVYNAKTFPIYSNGLYTTNGSEYDILSIINSHFHLDRATYAQMGPIHLSTFFAMTYGLGFATLGATLVHVLLFSGRDLWKQSKSAFGGKTKIDIHTKLMKRYKKVPMWWFLVILVGNIGLIMFVCEYYNESLQLPWWGVLLACAIAVFFTLPIGVISATTNQTPGLNIITEYIIGYMYPERPVANMCFKVYGYISMTQGLYFLQDFKLGHYMKIPPRSMFMAQVVGTILAVIVYTGTAWWLMETIPHLCDTSMLPKDSPWTCPMDHVFFDASVIWGLVGPRRIFGDLGEYGNINWFFLGGAIAPLLVWLAHKAFPKQDWIRLVHMPVLLGATSMMPPATAVNFTSWIIVGFLSGYVVFKYKPDMWKRYNYVLSGGVDAGTAFMTVLLFLALGATQIKWWGNNGEGCPLASCPTAKGIAVDGCPVFS comes from the exons ATGGGTGAAGTGTTTGATGGGATCAAGGATGATTTCTCGGAGGTTAAGGAAGAGTGTCCCATAAAACAAGTGGACTTAACAGTGCCCAAAACTGATGATCCTACTATGCCTGCAGTGACATTCAGGATGTGGGTTCTGGGTGTTGCTGCATGTGCCATACTGTCTTTTGTGAACCAGTTCTTTTGGTACAGAAAAATGCCATTGACAGTGAGTTCAATATCTGCCCAGATTGCTGTGGTACCCATTGGACACTTCATGGCCAAGGTGTTGCCAAAAGACCCTTTCTTTAAGGGTACACGGTTTGAGTTTACTATGAATCCAGGGTCTTTTAACATCAAGGAACATGTTTTGATCACAATCTTTGCAAACTCGGGTGCTGGCACAGTTTATGCTGCTCATATATTGTCTGCAGTTAGGCTCTATTACAAGAGGAGCCTCACATTTCTTCCAGCCTTCATTGTTATGTTAACAACGCAG GTGTTAGGGTTCGGTTGGGCGGGTCTTTTCCGAAAATATCTGGTAGAGCCAGGGGAAATGTGGTGGCCATCTAACCTTGTTCAGGTTGCATTGTTCAG GGCTCTACatgagaaggaaaaaaggcCTAAAGGCGGCGTGACACGTACCCAATTCTTTCTCATAGTCTTGATCTGTAGCTTTGCTTACGGTGTCTTTCCAGTCTATTTTTTCGTCATGATAACATCTTTCTCTTGGGTTTGCTGGATTGCTCCTAAGTCTGTTCTTGTCCATCAATTGGGTTCTGGCTTACAAGGCCTTGGAATTGGTTCCTTTGGTATTGATTGGTCTACAATTGCCTCATACCTTGGTAGTCCACTAGCTAGTCCATGGTTCGCCACTGCCAATATTGCTGtgggattcttccttgtaaTGTATGTGATGACACCCATCACATACTGGTTCAATGTCTACAACGCCAAGACCTTCCCAATATATTCTAACGGCCTTTACACAACAAATGGTTCAGAATATGACATTTTGAGCATCATTAATTCCCATTTTCATCTTGATCGTGCTACGTATGCACAGATGGGGCCTATTCATCTAAGCACATTTTTTGCAATGACATACGGACTTGGATTTGCTACACTTGGTGCTACTCTTGTGCATGTTCTCCTTTTCAGTGGAAG AGACCTATGGAAGCAAAGTAAAAGCGCCTTTGgagggaaaacaaaaattgatatacATACCAAGCTTATGAAGAGGTATAAAAAGGTTCCCATGTGGTGGTTTCTTGTCATCCTTGTCGGTAACATTGGTCTTATAATGTTTGTGTGCGAGTATTACAACGAGTCACTTCAATTGCCTTGGTGGGGTGTACTTCTAGCTTGTGCCATTGCCGTTTTCTTCACTCTCCCAATTGGTGTTATCAGTGCCACCACAAACCAG ACACCAGGTTTGAACATTATAACAGAATACATTATTGGGTACATGTATCCAGAGCGCCCCGTTGCTAACATGTGCTTCAAGGTGTATGGATACATCAGCATGACTCAAGGTCTATACTTTTTGCAAGACTTTAAGCTTGGCCACTACATGAAAATTCCGCCAAGATCAATGTTTATGGCACAG GTAGTAGGGACAATCTTAGCAGTAATAGTATACACAGGAACTGCATGGTGGCTGATGGAAACCATTCCTCACCTCTGTGACACCTCCATGTTGCCTAAGGATAGCCCTTGGACTTGTCCAATGGACCATGTCTTCTTTGATGCATCTGTCATTTGGGGACTTGTTGGACCTCGTAGAATCTTTGGAGACCTTGGCGAATATGGAAATATCAATTGGTTCTTTCTTGGTGGAGCAATTGCACCTCTCTTAGTTTGGCTAGCACACAAGGCATTCCCAAAGCAAGATTGGATCCGATTGGTTCACATGCCTGTGCTGTTGGGTGCCACATCAATGATGCCCCCAGCTACCGCGGTAAACTTCACTAGTTGGATCATTGTTGGGTTTCTGTCTGGATATGTGGTGTTCAAATACAAACCAGATATGTGGAAGCGTTACAATTATGTCCTCTCTGGTGGTGTTGATGCTGGAACTGCTTTCATGACTGTGTTGTTGTTCCTTGCCTTGGGTGCCACGCAAATTAAATGGTGGGGAAACAATGGGGAAGGTTGCCCCTTAGCTTCTTGCCCAACTGCAAAGGGGATTGCTGTTGATGGTTGCCCAGTTTTTTCTTAA
- the LOC142620098 gene encoding uncharacterized protein LOC142620098 — protein MFESVSSVRSTPVGSLNPISSPWPFTKWGLDIIGPFPRATGNRRFFLVAVDYFTKWAEAKALANIRDIDVKKFVWRNMVTKFGVPKSLVSDNGLQFDCKAFRKFYNNLSIKNRFFPVENEELMVKQLDSLEECWESAIIKLVEYQQKLAPRFNKDVRSREFSVRDLVLRKVGDYTGSQHQKVGSRSGRSLQGYCYYQGWSLLLERYG, from the exons ATGTTCGAAAGTGTGAGCAGTGTTAGAAGCACGCCAGTTGGGAGTTTGAATCCTATCAGTAGCCCATGGCCTTTCACAAAATGGGGGCTAGATATTATCGGTCCATTCCCTCGGGCTACAGGAAACCGCAGATTTTTTCTGGTTGCCGtggattacttcactaaatgggcgGAGGCTAAAGCATTAGCCAACATCCGGGATATAGATGTCAAGAAGTTTGTGTGGAGAAACATGGTAACGAAATTTGGAGTCCCAAAATCCTTGGTATCTGATAATGGGTTGCAATTTGACTGTAAAGCCTTCCGCAAGTTCTACAACAATCTCAGTATTAAGAATAG atttttccctgTCGAGAATGAAGAGCTAATGGTGAAGCAACTTGATTCATTAGAGGAATGCTGGGAATCAGCAATCATAAAGCTAGTCGAGTATCAGCAGAAGCTTGCTCCTCGATTCAACAAGGACGTCAGGAGTAGGGAGTTCAGTGTCAGAGATTTAGTACTGCGGAAAGTAGGGGACTACACAGGATCTCAACACCAGAAAGTTGGCTCCAGATCGGGAAGGTCCTTACAGGGTTACTGCTATTACCAGGGCTGGAGCTTATTACTTGAAAGATATGGATGA
- the LOC142620099 gene encoding uncharacterized protein LOC142620099 has protein sequence MSEHHLASYAASSSGGSFWGSSWRERSHKRNEDRRHDQEGGHSSSGEGSSQTYRSTLNASGHECHDKRDRELERMHRRIRDLELELQERCRRRVFRSSLERTALRWFNELRKGSIHSFGELIQEFGAQFMTCSRVPQPVDALLSLKMGAGETLRSYASRYWELYNEIGGDNEKVAANTFRLGLPEDFELRESLTMRPLEDIRQLMRRIKEYKILEDDRQQNKGIAPTISQSKQGGFQSRSRRDLKIQEPETQLGEINMTFKEPVHKIVDQIKNEPYFRWPNKMGGDPSRRDQNLYCNYHREKRHTTE, from the exons ATGTCTGAACATCACTTGGCCAGCTATGCCGCTAGTAGTTCAGGAGGATCTTTTTGGGGTTCGAGTTGGCGAGAAAGAAGTCATAAGAGAAATGAGGATCGGCGTCACGACCAAGAAGGGGGACATTCAAGCTCTGGGGAAGGATCGTCACAGACATATCGATCAACATTAAATGCCTCCGGCCATGAATGTCATGACAAGAGGGACCGGGAGTTAGAACGCATGCATAGAAGGATAAGGGATTTGGAGCTAGAATTACAAGAAAGGTGTCGACGAAG GGTGTTCCGTTCTAGTCTCGAGCGCACTgctttgaggtggttcaacgagTTGAGAAAAGGTTCGATTCATAGTTTTGGGGAATTGATTCAAGAGTTCGGGGCCCAGTTTATGACATGTAGCCGTGTACCACAACCTGTGGATGCTTTGTTGTCTTTGAAGATGGGAGCCGGGGAAACCCTTCGGAGTTATGCTAGTAGGTATTGGGAGTTGTATAATGAGATTGGCGGCGATAACGAAAAGGTGGCCGCTAACACATTTCGGCTGGGGTTGCCCGAGGATTTCGAATTACGGGAGTCATTGACAATGAGGCCTCTCGAGGATATTAGACAACTTATGAGGCGTATCAAGGAGTACAAAATATTGGAGGATGATCGGCAGCAGAACAAAGGTATAGCTCCAACCATAAGTCAATCCAAGCAAGGGGGTTTCCAGTCAAGATCCAGAAGGGATTTGAAAATCCAAGAGCCGGAAACTCAACTTGGGGAAATAAACATGACATTCAAAGAACCAGTGCACAAAATTGTGGATCAGATTAAGAACGAGCCATATTTTAGATGGCCAAACAAGATGGGGGGTGATCCCTCTAGAAGAGATCAGAATTTATATTGCAATTATCACAGGGAAAAGAGACATACTACCGAGTAA